One part of the Macaca mulatta isolate MMU2019108-1 chromosome 6, T2T-MMU8v2.0, whole genome shotgun sequence genome encodes these proteins:
- the MTX3 gene encoding metaxin-3 isoform X2, translated as MAAPLELSCWGGGWGLPSVHSESLVVMAYAKFCGAPLKVNVIDNTWRGSRGDVPILTTEDNMVSQPAKILNFLRKQKYNADYELSAKQGADTLAYIALLEEKLLPAVLHTFWVESDNYFTVTKPWFASQIPFPLSLILPGRMSKGALNRILLTRGQPPLYHLREVEAQIYRDAKECLNLLSNRLGTSQFFFGDTPSTLDAYVFGFLAPLYKVRFPKVQLQEHLKQLSNLCRFCDDILSSYFRLSLGDG; from the exons ATGGCGGCCCCCTTGGAACTCAGTTGCTGGGGAGGTGGCTGGGGGCTCCCATCGGTTCACAGCGAGTCCCTGGTGGTGATG GCTTATGCCAAATTTTGTGGTGCACCCTTGAAAGTCAATGTGATAGATAACACCTGGAGAGGTTCAAGAG GCGATGTACCAATTTTGACAACTGAAGACAACATGGTTTCTCAGCCAGCAAAAATACTaaactttttaagaaaacag aaatataatgctgATTATGAACTCTCAGCAAAACAAGGAGCAGATACATTGGCTTACATTGCTCTCCTTGAAGAGAAGCTTCTCCCTGCAGTG CTTCACACATTCTGGGTTGAGAGTGACAATTACTTTACTGTGACAAAGCCATGGTTTGCTTCAcaaattccttttcctttgagTTTGATCCTGCCTGGAAGAATGTCTAAGGGAGCACTGAACAGGATTCTCCTGACCAGAGGACAGCCTCCACTCTACCACCTCCGAGAAGTGGAAGCACAG ATATACAGAGATGCCAAGGAGTGCCTAAATCTTCTATCAAACAGATTGGGAACATCTCAGTTTTTCTTCGGAGATAC GCCTTCTACCTTGGATGCctatgtttttggttttcttgcaCCTCTTTACAAAGTACGGTTTCCTAAAGTTCAGCTACAAGAACATCTGAAACAGCTCTCCAACCTCTGTCGCTTTTGTGATGACATCCTGAGCAGTTATTTTAGGCTTAGTCTTGGAG